In Paraburkholderia sprentiae WSM5005, a genomic segment contains:
- a CDS encoding substrate-binding domain-containing protein, with the protein MTTTQTAVPTLRTNLADYPVTKAIRDGRVSSNIVTLDFCGPTPAHNGFKAMVRENAFDAGELAIVTFLQAKAYGKPYVLLPTPISGRFQHHCAGFNIDFGHLDPKDIEGKKVGVRTYTQTTALWIRGILRHEYGVDLDKVTWMTLGDGHLAEYRDPNHCVRLPAGSSIPQMMMNGELAAALLGEDMPKDERVRTLVPDAQNAAKAWFAREGVVPVNHMFVVHQDLSKQRPEVVRELYRMIVESRTQTEGGTPAVFPPIGLEQNRKGLQLAIDWALDQKILPHRLSVDELFDDVTGSLG; encoded by the coding sequence ATGACGACGACGCAAACGGCGGTGCCGACGCTGCGCACCAATCTGGCCGACTATCCGGTAACGAAGGCAATCAGAGACGGGCGCGTGAGCTCGAACATCGTCACGCTCGACTTCTGCGGACCGACGCCCGCGCATAACGGCTTCAAGGCGATGGTGCGCGAAAACGCGTTCGATGCGGGCGAACTCGCGATCGTCACGTTCCTGCAGGCGAAAGCCTACGGCAAGCCCTATGTGCTGCTGCCGACGCCGATCTCGGGCCGCTTTCAGCATCATTGCGCGGGCTTCAACATCGACTTCGGCCATCTCGATCCGAAGGACATCGAAGGCAAGAAGGTCGGCGTGCGGACCTATACGCAGACCACCGCGCTGTGGATTCGCGGCATTCTGCGCCACGAATACGGCGTCGATCTCGACAAGGTCACGTGGATGACGCTCGGCGACGGCCACCTCGCCGAGTATCGCGATCCGAACCACTGCGTGCGCCTGCCCGCCGGTTCGTCGATCCCGCAGATGATGATGAACGGCGAGCTCGCCGCGGCGCTGCTCGGCGAAGACATGCCGAAGGACGAGCGTGTGCGCACGCTGGTGCCCGATGCGCAGAACGCCGCGAAAGCGTGGTTCGCGCGGGAGGGCGTGGTGCCGGTCAATCACATGTTCGTCGTCCATCAGGATCTGTCGAAGCAGCGCCCGGAGGTCGTGCGCGAGTTGTACCGGATGATCGTCGAGAGCCGCACACAAACCGAAGGCGGCACGCCTGCGGTGTTTCCGCCCATCGGTCTCGAGCAGAACCGCAAGGGGTTGCAATTGGCCATCGACTGGGCGCTCGATCAGAAGATCCTGCCGCATCGTTTGTCGGTCGATGAATTGTTCGACGATGTGACGGGCAGCCTCGGCTGA
- a CDS encoding zinc-finger-containing protein encodes MRVGKPVKALPQPSCDYCGNRALLARYGDESYPYRSDQGPLWICTACQAWIGVYSRSKHNLPLGRLADATLREAKSKLHDALEPLVAGKVRRDGVNAFEARAKAIRWVATELGFDPVPASIHAFTPEQCEQALRYVEGFIEARRAR; translated from the coding sequence ATGCGCGTAGGCAAGCCCGTCAAGGCACTGCCGCAGCCGTCATGCGACTACTGCGGCAACCGTGCATTGCTCGCGCGTTACGGCGACGAGTCGTACCCGTATCGCAGCGATCAAGGGCCGCTGTGGATCTGCACCGCATGTCAGGCGTGGATCGGCGTTTATTCGCGCAGCAAGCACAACCTGCCGCTCGGCCGCCTCGCCGACGCAACGTTGCGCGAGGCGAAGAGCAAGCTGCACGATGCGCTGGAACCGCTCGTTGCGGGGAAGGTGCGCCGCGATGGCGTCAACGCGTTCGAAGCCCGCGCGAAGGCGATCCGGTGGGTGGCAACCGAGCTTGGCTTCGATCCTGTCCCAGCAAGCATTCACGCGTTCACGCCCGAGCAGTGCGAGCAGGCGTTGCGTTATGTCGAGGGTTTTATCGAGGCTCGGCGTGCGCGATAG
- a CDS encoding MFS transporter, which produces MHAAFNQTEENKQMETGKPERRGITNRWAVLALLAIGVLISFVDRTSISSTLADANFIRHFALTDVDRGWINAAFFWSYGLFQVPMGWVADRYGVKWPYAISFTLWCIATTMMGLVTTLGALVLMRLIIGVAEAIVIPASYRWIRNNFDERQNGLAVGLLAMGNKFGPALGAPIAAWIIVTYSWKLMFIVTGLAGLIWLAPWLLLVRNDLPTKADLAQANRRARTVTFGNILSSPVVWGGMITNFCYGYFTFYCMTWMPAYLVEQRGLSISRSGLFTFFSFAGIAIVAALAGSAADLIIARGKDPILVRKIFTVTGFVGGCSVLLGAYAPTLQMALFWNVFSLSLLGFVTANNLVLSRLTLIPRQAIGLVTGVQQLATSLAGGVAASLSGWLLHVSGSYDLPMMVILGFLLVGAMATIVLYRPEWSPKVTEAPSRLRQA; this is translated from the coding sequence ATGCATGCAGCATTCAATCAAACTGAAGAGAACAAACAGATGGAGACGGGCAAACCTGAACGACGAGGAATCACGAACCGCTGGGCGGTGCTTGCGCTTCTTGCAATCGGCGTGCTGATTTCGTTTGTCGATCGCACCAGCATTTCGTCGACGCTGGCGGACGCGAATTTCATTCGGCACTTCGCGCTGACAGACGTCGATCGCGGTTGGATCAACGCGGCGTTCTTCTGGTCGTACGGGCTGTTTCAGGTGCCGATGGGTTGGGTCGCCGACCGCTACGGCGTCAAATGGCCGTATGCGATCAGCTTCACGCTGTGGTGCATCGCCACGACGATGATGGGCCTCGTGACCACACTCGGCGCACTCGTGCTGATGCGGCTGATTATCGGCGTGGCCGAGGCGATCGTGATACCCGCCAGCTATCGATGGATTCGCAATAACTTCGACGAACGACAAAACGGTCTCGCCGTCGGCCTGCTAGCCATGGGTAATAAGTTCGGCCCCGCGCTCGGTGCGCCGATCGCAGCCTGGATCATCGTCACTTACTCGTGGAAGCTGATGTTCATCGTGACGGGTCTCGCCGGCTTGATCTGGCTCGCGCCATGGCTGCTGCTGGTGCGCAACGATCTGCCGACCAAAGCGGACCTCGCGCAGGCAAATCGCCGCGCTCGCACCGTGACCTTCGGCAACATCCTGTCGAGTCCGGTCGTGTGGGGCGGCATGATCACGAACTTCTGCTATGGCTACTTCACGTTCTACTGCATGACGTGGATGCCGGCCTATCTGGTCGAGCAACGCGGTCTGTCGATTTCGCGCTCGGGGCTCTTCACGTTTTTCAGCTTCGCTGGAATCGCGATCGTCGCGGCTCTCGCGGGCTCCGCTGCCGATCTGATCATTGCCCGCGGCAAGGATCCGATCCTGGTCCGCAAGATCTTCACCGTGACCGGGTTCGTTGGTGGCTGCAGCGTACTGCTCGGTGCGTATGCGCCGACGCTGCAGATGGCGCTGTTCTGGAATGTGTTTTCCCTCTCGCTGCTCGGTTTCGTCACGGCGAACAATCTGGTGCTGTCGCGCCTGACCTTGATTCCGAGGCAGGCAATCGGGCTCGTCACCGGGGTTCAGCAACTCGCGACCAGTCTTGCGGGCGGCGTGGCGGCGAGCCTGTCGGGCTGGCTGCTGCACGTGAGCGGCAGCTACGACCTGCCGATGATGGTGATCCTCGGATTCCTGCTTGTCGGCGCGATGGCGACGATCGTCCTGTACCGCCCTGAATGGTCACCCAAGGTGACCGAGGCACCGAGCAGGTTGCGGCAGGCCTAA
- a CDS encoding ABC transporter substrate-binding protein: protein MLTKKVPLKIAIAEHPHTSAIRNRSIPIEGVDAEFVTVKPQIGAFRRMVRDVEFDVCELAPTTYIIARAYGAPFVGLPIFVVRRFHHGGLLVRPDAGINTPKDLEGKKVGVRAYSVTTGVWTRQVLIDEFGLDSSKVTWVVDDEEHVTQLKLPSNVVHAPQGSSLAQMMASGELSAGVAAAAGIGRTGAPTGGWQEVEADYPDLLPNATELETEYYARTGVYPMHGTIVVKDSVLAAHPWIAKSLFDAFAQAKKEWLEGLDAGEATSASDKKYLELRKIVGHDPLPYGLHENLQTIETLEATAFKQGLTPRRMSIDELFVDPLAR, encoded by the coding sequence ATGTTGACCAAGAAAGTCCCGCTCAAGATCGCGATCGCTGAGCATCCGCACACGTCGGCCATTCGTAACCGGTCCATCCCTATCGAAGGCGTCGACGCCGAGTTCGTCACCGTCAAGCCGCAAATCGGCGCGTTCCGCCGCATGGTGCGCGACGTCGAATTCGACGTTTGCGAACTCGCGCCGACCACCTACATCATCGCGCGCGCTTATGGCGCGCCGTTCGTCGGCTTGCCGATCTTCGTCGTGCGGCGTTTTCATCACGGCGGTCTGCTGGTGCGTCCGGACGCGGGCATCAATACGCCGAAGGACCTCGAAGGCAAAAAGGTCGGCGTGCGCGCCTATTCGGTCACGACCGGCGTGTGGACACGTCAGGTGCTCATCGATGAGTTCGGTCTCGACTCGTCGAAGGTCACGTGGGTCGTCGACGACGAAGAGCACGTGACGCAACTGAAGCTGCCGTCGAACGTCGTGCACGCGCCGCAAGGCAGCTCGCTCGCGCAGATGATGGCGTCGGGCGAACTGTCGGCCGGAGTTGCCGCAGCCGCCGGTATCGGCCGCACCGGCGCGCCGACGGGTGGCTGGCAGGAAGTCGAGGCCGATTACCCGGATCTGCTGCCGAACGCGACCGAACTCGAAACCGAGTACTACGCGCGCACCGGCGTGTATCCGATGCACGGCACGATCGTCGTCAAGGACTCGGTGCTCGCTGCGCATCCGTGGATCGCGAAATCGCTGTTCGATGCGTTCGCGCAGGCGAAAAAAGAATGGCTCGAGGGTCTCGATGCGGGTGAGGCGACGAGCGCAAGCGACAAGAAGTATCTCGAACTGCGCAAGATCGTCGGTCACGATCCGCTGCCGTACGGTCTGCATGAAAACCTGCAGACGATCGAAACCCTCGAAGCAACCGCGTTCAAGCAGGGTCTCACGCCGCGCCGCATGTCGATCGACGAGCTGTTCGTCGACCCGCTCGCCCGCTAA
- a CDS encoding DODA-type extradiol aromatic ring-opening family dioxygenase, protein MAKIVFGMAVPHSGMLGQAPEDWLKNGERDRNNPELWYRNRTWTYPELEAHREAAFEQYLTLEERTARAARCRSALDTMAAAYREANVDVAIILGKDQKEIFTAFSPSIAIYSGAQVHNGPPQRSVYAPDHHVTHDCHPKLATYLIGYFQNEGFDLTDLFAWPDNVWMKPLPEYPVVPHAYSFVYHQIMGDNPPPHVPVIMNCFYPPTQPSMSRCIEFGRVLRDAIHAWPDDVRVGIFASGGLSHFVNDEEFDHRIMKMLADYDYDGLAAVDNRSYQSGTSEIKLYVSVMKAVQETGAEMTLVDYVPCWRTPAGTGEGMGFMYWKAAD, encoded by the coding sequence ATGGCGAAGATCGTATTCGGGATGGCGGTGCCGCACAGCGGCATGCTGGGCCAGGCCCCGGAAGACTGGCTCAAGAACGGGGAGCGCGACCGCAACAACCCGGAACTGTGGTATCGCAATCGCACGTGGACGTACCCCGAGCTCGAAGCGCATCGCGAAGCCGCGTTCGAGCAGTACCTGACGCTCGAAGAGCGCACCGCGCGCGCCGCCCGCTGCCGTAGCGCGCTCGACACGATGGCGGCCGCGTATCGCGAAGCGAACGTCGACGTTGCGATCATTCTCGGCAAGGACCAGAAGGAGATCTTCACCGCTTTCTCCCCGTCGATCGCGATCTATAGCGGCGCGCAAGTGCACAACGGTCCGCCACAACGTTCGGTCTATGCACCCGATCATCATGTGACGCACGACTGCCATCCGAAGCTCGCGACTTACCTGATCGGGTACTTCCAGAATGAGGGCTTCGATCTGACCGATCTGTTCGCGTGGCCCGACAACGTGTGGATGAAGCCGTTGCCCGAGTACCCGGTGGTACCGCACGCTTACAGCTTCGTGTATCACCAGATCATGGGCGACAACCCGCCGCCGCACGTGCCGGTCATCATGAATTGCTTCTATCCGCCGACGCAACCGTCGATGTCGCGTTGCATCGAATTCGGCCGCGTGTTGCGCGACGCGATCCATGCATGGCCTGACGACGTACGGGTGGGCATCTTCGCGTCGGGCGGCCTGTCGCACTTCGTCAACGACGAAGAGTTCGATCACCGCATCATGAAGATGCTGGCCGACTACGACTATGACGGCCTCGCGGCGGTGGACAACCGTTCGTACCAGTCGGGCACCTCCGAGATCAAGCTGTACGTCAGCGTGATGAAGGCGGTACAGGAGACCGGCGCTGAAATGACGCTGGTCGACTATGTGCCGTGCTGGCGCACGCCCGCCGGCACCGGCGAAGGCATGGGCTTCATGTACTGGAAAGCCGCCGACTGA
- a CDS encoding acetolactate synthase large subunit encodes MNGAESLVDTLTDHGVDICFANPGTSEMHFLKALDNPRMRSVLCLFEGVCTGAADGYYRMKDTPASTLLHLGPGLANGLANIHNAKRASSGMVNIVGEHSAAHLKYDPPLMSDIEGLARPLSHWVRRVESPRAVAWDVAAAVSKASGYPGQIATLILPGDASWQDAGETVSLPKLPVAQPGKPEAARVEHIAQVLRSGEPALIVLAGRATRGRALELAGRLKAASGCRLATQFFSTRIERGAGRVMLERIPYAVNAAVDYLKGFRHIITVETTEPIAFFSYPDKPSLLKSAGTSVHALAEVGEDGTAALDMLVEALGATSTQAVLQQRANADAPTGALSPTSIAQALAAALPEDCILVDESLTTGRETMGLTVGAARHDLINNMGGSIGYGTPVATGAALACPERRVFCMVGDGSAMYTIQSLWTQARESLNITTIIFANNSYAILKAEYANMGAGAPGERALAMIDIDRPRIGWLAMAKSMGVPAVAVDTAETFHKAIADSVHAAGPCLIEVRL; translated from the coding sequence ATGAACGGAGCCGAAAGCCTCGTCGATACGCTGACGGATCACGGCGTCGACATCTGTTTCGCGAATCCCGGCACCTCGGAGATGCACTTTCTGAAGGCGCTCGACAATCCGCGCATGCGCAGCGTGTTGTGTCTTTTCGAAGGCGTCTGCACGGGCGCCGCCGACGGCTATTACCGGATGAAGGACACGCCCGCATCGACGCTGCTGCATCTCGGACCTGGTCTCGCGAATGGGCTGGCCAATATTCACAATGCCAAGCGCGCGTCGTCCGGCATGGTCAATATCGTCGGTGAGCATTCGGCCGCGCATCTGAAATACGATCCGCCGTTGATGTCCGATATCGAAGGCCTCGCGCGGCCGCTCAGTCACTGGGTGCGTCGCGTCGAATCGCCGCGCGCGGTCGCGTGGGACGTGGCCGCGGCGGTGAGCAAGGCGAGCGGGTATCCGGGGCAAATCGCCACGCTGATTCTGCCCGGCGATGCGTCGTGGCAGGACGCGGGCGAAACAGTCTCACTGCCGAAGCTGCCGGTCGCGCAGCCAGGCAAGCCCGAGGCCGCGCGCGTCGAGCACATCGCGCAGGTGCTGCGCTCGGGCGAGCCCGCGCTGATCGTGCTGGCCGGCCGTGCAACGCGCGGCCGCGCGCTCGAACTCGCGGGCAGGCTGAAGGCGGCGAGCGGCTGCCGTCTGGCGACGCAGTTTTTCAGCACGCGCATCGAACGCGGCGCGGGGCGAGTGATGCTCGAACGGATTCCATACGCGGTAAACGCGGCGGTCGACTACCTGAAGGGCTTTCGCCACATCATCACGGTCGAGACGACCGAGCCGATCGCCTTCTTTAGTTACCCGGACAAGCCGAGTCTGCTGAAGTCGGCCGGCACCAGCGTGCATGCGCTGGCGGAAGTGGGCGAGGACGGCACGGCCGCGCTCGACATGCTGGTCGAGGCACTCGGCGCGACCAGCACGCAAGCCGTGTTGCAGCAGCGCGCGAACGCCGACGCGCCCACCGGCGCACTGAGTCCCACGAGCATCGCGCAAGCGCTTGCCGCGGCGTTGCCGGAAGACTGCATCCTCGTCGACGAATCGCTGACCACCGGCCGCGAGACGATGGGCCTGACCGTCGGCGCTGCGCGTCACGACCTGATCAACAACATGGGCGGCTCGATCGGCTACGGCACGCCGGTAGCAACCGGCGCCGCGCTGGCGTGCCCGGAGCGCCGCGTGTTCTGCATGGTCGGCGATGGCAGCGCGATGTATACGATCCAGTCGCTGTGGACCCAGGCACGCGAGAGCCTGAACATCACGACGATCATCTTCGCCAACAACAGCTACGCGATCCTCAAGGCCGAGTACGCCAACATGGGCGCTGGCGCGCCGGGCGAGCGCGCGCTCGCGATGATCGACATCGACCGTCCGCGCATCGGCTGGCTCGCGATGGCGAAGAGCATGGGTGTACCGGCCGTCGCCGTCGACACGGCGGAAACTTTCCACAAGGCCATCGCCGATTCCGTGCATGCGGCCGGCCCGTGTCTCATCGAGGTGAGACTGTAA
- a CDS encoding HpcH/HpaI aldolase family protein: MSENRLNGIIRAFESGKPAFTAFSKLDKQTAIDMSDAPYDGIVFEMEHNPYDVSALGDALQYMLNRKAIVEAGSVAPRVTPIARIPANGAEMNQAFAKQVLDRGVYGVVWPHVATVEQAYNAVASCRYARPKNAPLYEPKGVRGDGPATAARYWGLSMADYYRKADVWPLAPEGEILVGLMCESTEAIENLDDILSNVPGIGFILIGEGDLSQELGHPRDYEHPIVVDAMRKIVDTCHKHDVVVGNPHVNAKNHKRLIEEGYRFLMSAPLRSYGVVGMAREMAGY; this comes from the coding sequence ATGAGCGAAAACCGTCTCAACGGCATCATTCGCGCGTTCGAATCCGGCAAGCCCGCATTCACCGCATTTTCGAAACTCGACAAGCAGACCGCGATCGACATGAGCGACGCGCCTTATGACGGCATCGTGTTCGAGATGGAGCACAACCCGTACGACGTGTCGGCGCTGGGCGACGCTTTGCAGTACATGCTCAATCGCAAGGCGATCGTCGAAGCCGGTTCGGTCGCGCCGCGCGTCACGCCGATCGCGCGGATTCCGGCCAATGGCGCCGAGATGAATCAGGCGTTCGCCAAGCAGGTGCTCGATCGCGGCGTCTACGGCGTGGTGTGGCCGCATGTCGCGACGGTCGAACAGGCTTATAACGCGGTCGCGTCGTGCCGTTATGCGCGGCCGAAAAACGCGCCGCTGTACGAGCCGAAAGGCGTGCGCGGCGACGGTCCCGCAACCGCCGCGCGCTACTGGGGCTTGAGCATGGCCGACTACTACCGGAAGGCCGACGTGTGGCCGCTCGCGCCGGAAGGCGAAATCCTCGTCGGACTGATGTGCGAAAGCACCGAGGCGATCGAGAATCTCGACGACATTCTGTCGAACGTGCCGGGCATCGGTTTCATTCTGATCGGCGAGGGCGACCTGAGCCAGGAGCTCGGCCATCCGCGCGATTACGAACACCCGATCGTGGTCGACGCGATGCGCAAGATCGTCGACACCTGCCACAAGCACGATGTGGTGGTCGGCAATCCGCACGTGAACGCGAAGAACCACAAGCGGTTGATCGAAGAGGGCTACCGCTTTCTGATGTCGGCGCCGCTGCGCAGCTATGGCGTGGTCGGCATGGCGCGCGAGATGGCGGGGTATTGA
- a CDS encoding amidohydrolase family protein codes for MTSSIVDIHPHIISDDETRYPPAPLFGKRSEWSKERPTTVETLIAAMDAAGVAKAAVVHSSTTYGFDNSYVVDGCAKYADRLVAVGSVDVLDPDAPARIRAWVQRGLAGLRLFTGGSTKEFDPSELDDPRSFPAWELCGELGLPMCIQTGPIGLPQVTALARRFANVRIVLDHLGRPEVADGAPYAKAQSLFDLASLENIYLKLTPRIFGDVKKEKASAETFFPRVVEAFGAQRMAWGSNYPTSPGTLADILATAQAGLATLDDEDREWIFGKTAQQLYPALA; via the coding sequence ATGACTTCCTCAATCGTTGATATTCACCCGCACATCATTTCCGACGACGAGACCCGCTATCCACCCGCGCCGCTGTTCGGCAAGCGCTCGGAGTGGTCGAAGGAACGGCCGACCACGGTCGAAACGCTGATCGCAGCGATGGATGCGGCCGGCGTCGCCAAAGCAGCGGTGGTTCACTCGTCGACCACGTACGGTTTCGACAACAGCTACGTGGTCGACGGCTGTGCAAAATACGCGGACCGTCTGGTCGCGGTCGGCTCGGTCGACGTGCTGGACCCCGATGCGCCGGCACGCATCCGCGCATGGGTCCAGCGCGGTCTTGCGGGCCTGCGTCTGTTCACCGGCGGCAGCACGAAGGAGTTCGATCCGAGCGAGCTCGACGATCCGCGATCGTTTCCCGCGTGGGAGCTCTGCGGCGAGCTTGGCCTGCCAATGTGCATCCAGACCGGACCGATCGGCTTGCCGCAGGTCACCGCGCTCGCACGGCGCTTCGCTAACGTGCGCATCGTCCTCGATCATCTCGGGCGTCCCGAGGTCGCGGACGGCGCCCCCTATGCGAAGGCGCAGAGCCTGTTCGACCTTGCGTCGCTGGAGAACATCTATCTGAAGCTGACGCCGCGCATTTTCGGCGACGTAAAGAAGGAGAAGGCGAGCGCCGAGACCTTCTTCCCGCGCGTGGTCGAAGCATTCGGCGCGCAACGGATGGCGTGGGGCTCGAATTATCCGACCTCGCCGGGCACGCTCGCGGACATTCTCGCGACCGCGCAAGCCGGCCTCGCAACGCTCGACGATGAGGACCGCGAGTGGATTTTCGGCAAGACCGCGCAGCAGCTTTATCCGGCGCTCGCCTGA
- a CDS encoding amidohydrolase family protein: MIIDCHGHFTTVPASFRAWRAKQVQFANDPANAPSRDGAYVSDDEIREAIGNGQLKLQRERGSDLTLFSPIAGLMSHHLGNERTSLEWAEVSNDLVYRVTELYQDNFAPVCQLPQSPGVAPANSIAELRRCVEQLGFVGCNLNPDPSGGYWTGKPMTDREWYPLYEALVDLDVPAMIHVAASCNPCFHGTGAHYLNADTSVFMQILQSDLFKDFPTLRLVIPHGGGAVPYHWGRYRGMSLEMRERPLEGLLNNIFFDSCVYHQPGVELLTKVVPADNVLFGSEMIGAVRGKDPATGHYFDDTKRYIDGCAALSDQDRHKIFEGNARRVYPRLDARLKARGK; this comes from the coding sequence ATGATTATCGATTGCCACGGTCATTTCACGACCGTCCCGGCTTCCTTTCGCGCCTGGCGCGCCAAACAGGTCCAGTTTGCGAACGACCCGGCCAATGCGCCCTCGCGTGATGGCGCCTATGTCAGCGACGACGAGATTCGCGAAGCGATCGGCAACGGCCAGCTCAAACTGCAGCGCGAGCGCGGCAGCGACCTGACGCTGTTCTCGCCGATCGCGGGGCTGATGAGCCACCATCTCGGCAACGAACGCACGAGCCTCGAGTGGGCCGAAGTGTCGAATGACCTCGTGTACCGCGTGACCGAACTCTACCAGGACAACTTCGCACCGGTCTGCCAACTGCCGCAATCGCCGGGCGTCGCGCCCGCGAATTCGATCGCCGAATTGCGCCGCTGCGTCGAGCAACTCGGTTTCGTCGGCTGCAATCTGAACCCGGACCCGAGCGGCGGCTACTGGACGGGCAAGCCGATGACCGACCGCGAGTGGTACCCGCTGTACGAAGCGCTGGTCGATCTCGACGTACCGGCGATGATTCACGTCGCCGCGTCGTGCAATCCGTGTTTCCACGGCACTGGCGCGCACTATCTGAATGCGGACACGTCAGTGTTCATGCAGATCCTGCAATCGGACCTGTTCAAGGATTTCCCGACGCTGCGTCTCGTGATTCCGCACGGCGGCGGCGCGGTGCCGTATCACTGGGGCCGTTATCGCGGCATGTCGCTCGAAATGCGCGAGCGTCCTCTGGAAGGTTTGCTGAACAATATTTTCTTCGACTCGTGCGTCTATCACCAGCCGGGCGTCGAGCTGCTGACCAAGGTGGTTCCCGCGGACAACGTGCTGTTCGGCTCGGAGATGATCGGCGCGGTGCGCGGCAAGGATCCGGCAACCGGACATTACTTCGACGACACGAAGCGCTATATCGACGGCTGCGCGGCGCTGAGCGACCAGGATCGCCACAAGATCTTCGAAGGCAACGCACGGCGGGTTTATCCGCGCCTCGATGCGCGTCTGAAAGCGCGCGGCAAATAA
- a CDS encoding DJ-1/PfpI family protein: protein MNLQIGFLVFPKVQQLDLTGPHDVLASLPGATMHLVWKTRDPVVSSNGLVLTPSTTYESCPPLDVICVPGGSGVTDLLQDAQTIDFVRRQAASARYVTSVCTGALLLGAAGLLRGRRATTHWAFHSLLEPLGAIPTHARVVRDGNLITGGGVTAGIDFGLTVAAELAGVEEAQAIQLELEYAPAPPFDAGDPALAPQAVVELVRQRSAEGLAARRRIVMEIARRQAT, encoded by the coding sequence ATGAACCTGCAAATCGGTTTTCTGGTGTTTCCGAAAGTACAGCAACTCGATCTGACCGGCCCGCATGACGTGCTCGCATCGTTGCCGGGCGCCACGATGCATCTGGTCTGGAAGACGCGGGACCCCGTAGTGTCGAGCAACGGGCTCGTGCTGACGCCGAGCACGACTTACGAAAGCTGCCCGCCGCTCGACGTGATTTGTGTGCCGGGCGGAAGCGGCGTGACCGACCTGTTGCAAGACGCGCAAACGATCGACTTCGTACGCCGCCAGGCCGCGAGCGCGCGCTACGTGACGTCGGTGTGCACCGGTGCGTTGCTGCTTGGCGCGGCCGGTTTGCTGCGCGGGCGGCGCGCGACGACTCACTGGGCATTCCACTCGCTGCTGGAGCCGCTCGGCGCAATACCGACGCATGCACGCGTGGTTCGCGACGGCAATCTGATTACCGGCGGCGGCGTGACGGCGGGCATCGATTTCGGCTTGACCGTGGCGGCCGAACTGGCGGGCGTCGAAGAGGCACAGGCGATTCAGCTCGAACTCGAATACGCGCCGGCGCCGCCGTTCGATGCGGGCGATCCGGCGTTGGCGCCGCAAGCGGTGGTCGAGCTGGTCCGGCAACGGTCGGCTGAAGGCCTGGCCGCGCGGCGTCGGATCGTGATGGAAATCGCGCGGAGACAGGCTACCTGA
- a CDS encoding GlxA family transcriptional regulator — MSSPPRSIVLLAFPNMQLLDVSGPLQVFASANELVTQRGLDTLYAPHVVAAEGGPVTSSSGLAVLAGSLRSVKAPVDTLIVPGGWGIREALADRRLIRWTQRQAPHCRRVASVCSGAFLLAEAGLLDGRRVATHWGRCDELAQAYPQLHVEADPIFIRDGAIWTSAGVTAGIDLALAMLEEDHGRALALEVARELVVFLKRPGGQSQFSATLSLQHADDRFGELHAWMTSHLASDLSVPALARRLHMSERSFMRHYKAQTGRTPARAVEQLRIETAQRLLSETSWSIKRIATRCGFGSEETMRCSFVRQLRVAPQVYRERFSST, encoded by the coding sequence ATGTCCAGCCCTCCCCGCTCCATCGTGCTGCTCGCGTTCCCCAACATGCAATTGCTGGACGTCAGCGGTCCACTGCAGGTATTCGCTTCCGCCAATGAACTCGTCACGCAGCGCGGGCTCGACACGCTCTACGCGCCACACGTCGTGGCAGCCGAAGGCGGGCCCGTCACGTCGTCGTCAGGCCTCGCGGTGCTTGCCGGTTCGCTACGTTCGGTGAAGGCGCCGGTCGATACGCTGATCGTTCCCGGCGGCTGGGGCATTCGCGAGGCATTGGCCGATCGTCGTCTGATCCGCTGGACGCAGCGCCAGGCGCCGCATTGCAGACGCGTCGCCTCGGTCTGCTCGGGCGCGTTCCTGCTGGCCGAGGCGGGGCTACTCGACGGCCGGCGCGTCGCCACGCATTGGGGGCGTTGCGACGAACTCGCGCAGGCGTATCCGCAACTGCATGTCGAAGCCGATCCGATCTTCATTCGCGACGGCGCGATCTGGACATCGGCGGGCGTCACGGCCGGTATCGACCTCGCGCTGGCCATGCTCGAAGAAGATCACGGACGCGCGTTGGCGCTCGAGGTCGCGCGCGAACTCGTCGTGTTTCTGAAGCGGCCGGGTGGTCAGTCGCAATTCAGCGCGACGCTCTCGCTGCAACATGCCGACGACCGTTTCGGCGAATTGCATGCTTGGATGACATCGCATCTCGCGTCCGACCTGTCGGTCCCCGCGCTCGCGCGACGGCTTCATATGAGCGAGCGCAGCTTCATGCGCCACTACAAGGCGCAAACGGGCCGCACGCCCGCCCGCGCGGTCGAGCAGCTGCGCATCGAAACGGCACAGCGCTTGCTGAGCGAAACGTCCTGGTCGATTAAACGGATCGCGACGCGATGTGGATTCGGCAGCGAGGAAACCATGCGCTGCAGCTTCGTGCGTCAGCTGCGCGTGGCGCCGCAGGTGTATCGCGAGCGTTTTTCGTCGACGTGA